GTGCAAAATGGCAAAGACCTTTTGGTCAAGATCGACCTTACAGGCGACGGAAACTTTCAGACTGTGGCGGGCCTGCGGGCCACCCGGATCAGCTTCAACGCAGAGAGCGTAGATGTCACGAGCCTGGAATCCGCAGGTGGTTGGCGCGAGTTACTGGCCGGGGCGGGTGTGAAATCAGCCGCGATCAGCGGCTCGGGCATTTTCCGGGATGAAAGCAGCGATGAACGTGCGCGGCAGATCTTTTTCGATGGAGAAATGCCGGATTTTCAGGTGGTGATTCCGGATTTCGGCACCATTGAAGGGCCGTTTCAGGTGAGTTCCATTGAATATGCGGGCACGCATGACGGCGAAGCGACCTATGAGTTGGCGCTCTCGTCAGCTGGCCAACTCAGCTTTGTGGCGGCGTAAAGGGCATGTCGAACCCCTATGCCGGAGAAGTGGCGCTTGTGATTGATGGCAAGCGCCACGTGCTGAAGTTGACGCTTGGGTCTCTTGCCGAGCTTGAGGCAGGGCTTGAGGCGGACTCTCTGCTGGCGCTGATCAAGCGGTTCGAGGCCGGTGGATTTTCCAGCCGCGATGTTCTGGCACTGATTGTGGCCGGGCTGCGCGGAGGTGGGTGGACTGGCGCGGCCGAGGATCTGCTCAGTGCAGAGATTGAGGGTGGACCGGTGGGCGCAGCGCGTGCGGCGGCGGAGCTTTTGACGCGCGCATTTTTGAGTGCTGATAGCGCATGAGTGGGGCGGGTACAGAGCGGTTTGACTGGGCCGGGTTGATGCAGGCCGGGATTGGCATGCTGCGTCTATCGCCGGCGATATTCTGGGCGCTGACGCCGGCTGAGTTTGAACTGATGCTGGGCAAGCCTACCGGGTTCAAACCTCTTAAACGCGCGCGGTTGGAAGAATTGCTTTCGGCATATCCCGACCAACGAAACGAGGTGAAACATGACTGAGATCGGCGGGCTTGATGAACTGGATGCGCAGATTGCAGCGCTGGATGAAAACCTGGGCGCGGCAAGCGATATGGCGGCGGCGTTCAACAACGAGATGGCGCGCGTGAAGCTCAGCTTTGCGGGCACCGGCCAAGATGCGGCGCGTATGGAGCGTAGCTTTAGCCGAGGGCTGACCAAAGCGATGCGCAGCGCGGTTGTGGATGGTGACAGCCTGTCTGACTCCCTGCGCAATTTGGCCAATTCCATGGTGAACTCGGTGTTCAACGCCGCCGTTCGGCCTGTCACCAATCAGGTGGGTGGATTGATCTCAGATGGGATCGGGGCGCTGGTGGGCAATCTGCTTCCGTTTGAGAAGGGCGGCAGCTTTGCTCAGGGCAGGGTGCAACCGTTTGCTAATGGGGGCGTGATCGGCGGGCCAACGACGTTTCCAATGCGCGGTGGCATGGGTCTGATGGGGGAGGCCGGACCCGAGGCGATCATGCCACTGGCACGTGGGGCCGATGGCAAGCTGGGGGTGCGCGGTGGGGGTGGCCAACCGATCAGCGTGGTGATGAATGTCTCGACCCCCGATGTTGAGGGGTTCCGCCGCTCACAGGCACAGATCGCCGCCCAACTGGGGCGCGTGATCGGGCGCGGCAATCGCAATCGCTAAATCAAGGGGCAGAGCATGAGCTTTCACGAGATACGTTTTCCGGCGAGCCTGAGTTTTGGCTCGATTGGCGGGCCAGAGCGGTACACGGATGTGGTCACGCTGGCCAATGGATTTGAAGAGCGTAACACGCCCTGGCGTCATTCGCGCAGGCGCTATGACGCGGGCGTGGCCATGCGCAGCCTCGATGATATCGAGACGCTGATCGCGTTTTTTGAGGCACGGCAAGGGCAGATCTACGGGTTCCGCTGGAAGGATTGGACGGATTACAAATCCTGCCCGGCGCTCGGTGAGATTGCCTATGAAGATCAGATCATTGGCACCGGAGATGACGTGACCGATGCGTTTCAGCTGATCAAGACGTATCGCTCGGGTGAGACGAGTTATGCGCGGCCGATCACCAAACCTGTGGACGGGACGGTGCGTGTGGGTCTGGGCGGTGATGCGCAGCAAGAGGGCGTGCATTACAGCGTGGATGTTACAACCGGCGTGGTCACTTTTGCCCATCCTGTGAACACCGGCGTTCCGATTACCGCCGGGTTTGAATTCGATGTCCCGGTGCGGTTTGACACCGACCGCATTCACACCAGCCTGGCCAGTTTTCAGGCCGGAGAAGTGCCCAACGTGCCCATCGTCGAGGTGCGCGTATGAGCGGGTTTGATGCCGGACTGAAGACGCATTTGCAGACCGGGCAGGCGACAACGGCGCGCTGTTGGGCGGTGACGCGCCGTGATGGTGAGATGCTTGGCTTTACAGATCACGATATGGATCTGAGTTTTGAGAACGTCGTTTTCAAAGCAGAAACAGGGCTTTCCGCAGCGGCGTTGCAGCAAACCACGGGGTTGTCGGTGGACAATTCCGAGGCGGTGGGGGCGCTGAGCGATGCGGCCATTCGCGATGCGGATATTGAGGCCGGGCGTTATGACGGTGCCAAGGTGCGGGCGTGGCTGGTCAATTGGGCCAATGTGGAAGAGCGGCAGCTTCTTTTTCGCGGCACGATCGGGGAAATCCGCCGTGCGGGCGGGGCCTTTGAGGCCGAGCTGCGCGGGTTGACAGACAAGCTAAACGTGCCTTTGGGACGGGTTTTTCAAAAGCCATGCTCGGCGGTTTTGGGGGATGACGGGTGTGGGTTTGACCTCAGCACACCGGGTTACACGACTGACGTGCCGGTTGAGACGATCGAAGGTCGGCGGGTGTTTCGTTTTGCTGAGCTCGCCGGGTTTTATCCGGGGTGGTTCCGGCATGGCGTGCTGCGCGTGTTGGACGGAGAGGCCGCAGGGTTGTCAGGCCTGATCAAGAGCGACAGTGAGATGGCCGATGCGCGTGTGCTGGAGCTTTGGCATCCGATCCGGGCAGAGATTGCGCCAGGCGATACATTGCGCCTTGAGGCGGGATGCGACAAGGCGCGAGAAACCTGTCAAGCCAAGTTCAGTAATTTCCTGAATTTTCAGGGCTTTCCGGACATTCCCGGAGATGACTGGTCGATCAGCGACCCAACCCGCGCACAAGTTCTGGATGGCGGGAGCCGCAGGGCATGAGCGGGGTTGAGGCGCGTGTGGTGGCTGAGGCGCGGGACTGGCTTGGCACACCCTATCGGCATCAGGCCAGCCGCAAAGGGGCGGGGGCCGATTGTCTTGGCCTGATCCGGGGGATTTGGCGTGCGCTCTACGGGGCAGAGCCCGAGGCGGTGCCGCCCTACAGTATGGACTGGTCAGAGCCTGCGCGGGACGAAGTGCTATGGCGCGCAGCGGGGCGGCATTTGCGCCCCAAGGACCGGGAGGAGGCCACATTGGGCGATGTGGTGCTTTTTCGCATGCGTGACGGGTCGGTGGCCAAGCATCTGGGCGTGGTTACACAGACCGGATCGCAGGCAAAATTTGTTCACGCCTATTCTGGTCATGGGGTGGTGGAAAGCTCTCTGACCAACGCGTGGCGGCGGCGCATCGTGGCCCGTTTTGCATTCCCCGAGGAGATTTAAAACATGGCAACGGTAATTCTCTCGGCGGCAGGCGCGGCCATTGGTGGCGGTTTGGGTGGCTCGGTTCTGGGGCTGTCCATGGCTGCAGTGGGGCGGTTTGCAGGGGCTGTCATCGGGCGGTCGATTGACCAGCGGCTTATGGGGCAGGGATCCGACACGGTTGAGACCGGTCGAGTGAACCGTCTGCGCCTTACCGGCACTGGTGAAGGAGAGACCATCTCGCAGGTCTATGGCCGGACGCGGGTGGCTGGACAGGTGATATGGGCCACCGAATTTCTGGAAACCGTGCGCGTTTCGGGCGGTGGCGGTGGCAAGGGTGCACCGAGCCGACCCAAGACTCGCAGCTATTCTTATTCTGTTAGCCTGGCGATTGCGCTGTGTGAAGGTGAGATCACCCGGGTTGGCCGCATCTGGGCGGATGGTCTGGAAGTGTCGCGTGAGGATTTGACCTTGCGGGTCTACACCGGCTCTCGCGATCAGCTGCCGGACCCCAAGATTGAAGCGGTGGAGGGGGTTGGCACAGTGCCTGCCTACCGCGGCACGGCCTATGTGGTGATCGAGGATTTGGACTTGACCCCCTATGGCGGGCGTGTGCCGCAATTCAGCTTTGAGGTCAGCCGCCCTGCGCAAGAGGGCGTTGATGTGACTGAGGGGGATCTGGTGCAGGCGGTGCGCGGTGTCGCGCTCTTGCCGGGCAGCGGGGAATATGCGTTGGCCACAACGGTGGCGAATATGACCTATGGATACGGCGCGCGGCGCGCTGTCAACGCCAATAGCCCGTCGGGCAAAAGCGATTTTACCACGTCTCTGGATCATTTGACCGGCGAATTGCCCCATGCCAAGGCCACCTCGCTGGTGGTGAGCTGGTTTGGCGATGATCTACGCTGTGGTGACTGCACGATCCGGCCCAAGGTAGAACAAAAGACCTATGATGCGGGCAATATGCGCTGGCGTGTGTCTGGATTGAGCCGGGCGCAGGCCGAGGAGGTGCCCGAGGATGGGGCAGGCCAGCCGATTTATGGCGGCACGCCCACGGATCAATCCGTGATCGAAGCAATATTGGCGCTGACTGCGGCGGGTCGTGAGGTGATGTATTACCCGTTCATCCTGATGGATCAGCAGGTGGGTAATGCGCGCCCTGACCCCTATAGCGATGCGGCGGATCAGCCGGTTTTGCCGTGGCGTGGGCGGATCACCACTTCAAAGGCGCCAAACCAACCGGGCAACACAGATGGCACGGCAGTCGCCGAAGCCGAAGTGGCCGCGTTTTTTGGCACCGCAAACGCAGCAGATTTTTCTATTGCAGACCCCAGCACCGCGCCGGTCAACGCGCCATATTCCGGTGGCGGCGTTTCGAGCAATGAAAACAAAGCCCCAGTCTATACGTCGGCCACGGCATTGCTGAGCTATGCGGGGCCGACCTATTCAAGCCCGGTGCAATATAGCGGACCACAAGAGTGGAGCTATCGACGATTCATCTTGCATCAGGCGGCATTGTGCGTGGCCGCGGGCGGTGTGGAAAGTTTTTGCATAGGGTCGGAAATGCGTGGGCTTACGCAAATACGTGGGGAAAACAACAGCTTCCCTGCCGTTGCGGCGCTGATTGATCTGGCGACCGAAGTGCGCGCGCTTTTGGGGCCGGATGTGAAGATCGGCTATGCTGCGGACTGGTCGGAGTATTTCGGATATCAGCCGCAGGATGGCTCAGGCGACCGGTTCTTTCATCTCGATGCGCTTTGGGCGGATGCCAATATCGACTTCATCGGGATCGACAATTACATGCCGCTGTCTGATTGGCGGAGCGGCACCGCGCATGCCGATGCCGAAGCGGGGTGGGCGTCGATTTATGATCTTGAGTACCTCAAGTCCAATGTTGAGGGCGGTGAGGGTTATCATTGGTTTTACGCCACCGACGCCGCCCGTGAGGCCCAAACCCGGACCACGATTACCGACGCCGAACATGATGAGCCTTGGATCTGGCGCTACAAGGACATTCGCAACTGGTGGCAAAACCTGCATCATGACAGGGTGGGCGGTGTGCGGTCACAGACGCCGACCGCTTGGGTGCCGGGCAGCAAGCCTGTGCGCTTTACGGAATATGGCTGTGCGGCGGTTGATAAGGCCACGAACCATCCCAATCGGTTTATTGACGAGAAGTCGTCGGAGTCGCTTTTACCCGCGTTTTCAGAGGGTAAGCGGGATGAATTGATCCAGTTTCAATATCTGAAGGCGGTGTCCGACTACTGGTCTGCATCAGATAACAACCCGGTATCTGATATCTATGAAGGCCCCATGATCGATATGGATCACGCCTATGTTTGGGCCTGGGATATGCGCCCCTATCCGCAGTTTCCCAACAATCAGGAGCTTTGGAGCGATGGGGCGAATTACACACGCGGGCACTGGATCAACGGGCGTGTCTCGGCGCGGTCTCTGGCGTCTGTCGTCGGTGAAGTCTGTGCCAGATCCGGGTTGGAAGACATTGATGTTACGCAGCTTTACGGCCTTGTGCGGGGCTACAGCGTGGATCAGGTGGGTGAGGCCCGTGGTACGCTGCAGCCTCTGACGCTACGCTATGGCTTTGATGCTGTGGAACGCGACGGCGTGCTGCAATTCCGGATGCGTGATGGCGGGGCGGATTACGAGATTGATCCCGACTCACTCGTGCGCGACAGCGAAATGGACGGGTTGATTGAGTACACCCGTGGCAGCGACGTTGAGCTTGCCGGTCGTGTGCGTCTGCGCTTTGTCGAAGCGGATGGCAGTTTTGATGTGGTCGCTGAAGAGGCAATCTTGCCGGATCAAGCCACGCATGCTGTTTCAACCTCGGAGTTCCCGTTGGTGATGACGCGAGCTGAGGGGCGACAAACCGTCGAGCGCTGGCTCGCGGAGGCGCGCACAGCAAGCGACACGCTGCGCCTAACCTTGCCGCCCTCGCAGATGTGTATCGGCGCAGGCGACGTGATCTCGATCCCCGAGGAGGGCGGCCAGGGTCACTATCGTGTGGACCGTACCGATCAGTTGTCTGGCGCGCAGAAGATAGAGGCCGTGCGGGTTGAGGCGGACACCTATGAGGTTGGCGAAGTGCCGGATACCTCTGCTTCGCTTCGGTCTTTCCAACCGCCCAGCCTTGTCACGCCGCTTTTCCTCGATTTACCTTTGTTAACCGGCGAAGAAACACCACATAGCCCGCATGTGGCGGCGTTCGGGTCCCCCTGGCCGGGCAACGTGGCTGTGTATGCCTCTGATGAGGATGCTAACTATGGTCTCAACACGCTGATCGAGGCGCAAAGCGCAGTGGGGGTTCTGGAAACCACGCTGGAAACAGCACCTTCCGGGCGGATTGACCGAGGAGCCGCTGTGCAGGTGCGCATGCTGACCGGCACGCTGCAGAGCGTCAGCGATCTGGCTTTTCTGGGCGGCGCGAACCTCTGCGCGGTCGGGGATGGCACGCCTGACGGGTGGGAGCTGGTGCAGTTTCGCGATGCGGAACTGGTTGATACCGATACCTATCTTCTGTCGCTTCGCTTGCGGGGGCAGTTGGGCACGGAAACCAGCTCCGAATGGCCGGCGGGCAGCTATATTGTGCGGCTTGATGGCCGCGCCAGACAGATAGACATGGCCGAAGCGCGGCGCGGATTGGCGCGGTATTACCGCATTGGACCTGCCACGCGCCCGGTGGATGACCCGTCTTACAGTGCGGCTTTGCTGGCATTTGACGGGTTGGGATTGCGCCCGCTCAGCCCGGTGCACCTGCGCCTGAATGGCACGCCTGGCTTGGACCGAACCCTCACCTGGGTGCGGCGCACGCGAATTGACGGGGACCGATGGGACACGCTTGAGGTGCCATTGGGCGAAGAAAGCGAAAGTTATCTGGTGCGCGTTGTACAAGCAGATGCTGTGCAGCGCGAAGAGATCGTGAATAGCCCGGATTGGACCTATACGGCGGCCGCACAGGCCGCAGATGGGCTGGTTGGCACATATCAGATCGACGTGGCACAAATCTCGGCCAAGTTTGGGCAGGGGCGGTTTGCGACGCTGGATGTGCCGGGGTAAGGCAAAATAAGCGGCTACCCGCGCGCGCAGTCGACGCATTTCAGCGCCGCGGGATCCAGCCGCAGGCGCCCCTCGGCAATATCCTCACCACAGTCGTCGCAATAGCCGAATTCGCCTTCTTCCATCCGCGTCAGAGCGGCCAAAAGCCGGGCGCGTTTGGCCTCTCTGCGCGCCCCGGTGGCCTTTGCCATCGCCTGATTTTGCAGGGCGTCCATGCGGCTGAGACGTCCGACAGCTTGCTGATCAAGCTCAACCGTGGCCTTGCCCGCCTCGCCAAGCGCGTCCTCGCCACTCAATGCGGTCAATCGGGCCTCAATCAGCGCACGAAATTCTGCCAGTTGTGTTTCATCCATTTCCGTGACACCCCACATAACAGCTTTGCATTTTACCCCGGATGCCTATCTGGTATACATGAAAGCGTTGAGGAAGGAGCCACATCATGGCCGAAACCCGTGCAAAACTCGCTGAACTGGACCCGGTCTGGGCCCGTATTATCTCTGAGGCAGATGCCGCTGTGCAGGACGAGCCGCTTTTGGGCGGTCTCGTGCATAGTTCGATCCTGCACCACAAATCGTTCGATTCTGCGCTCGCGTACCGCATTTCGCTGAAGCTGGCCTCAAATGAAATGCCGGAACAGATCCTGCGGGAGATCTGCGATACGGCCTTTGCGGCGGATGCCCGTCTGGGTCAGTCCGCGCGCGCCGATATTGTTGCGGTGAATGACCGTGACCCGGCCTGTGACCGGTTCATTCTGCCCATGCTGTATTTCAAGGGCTTTCAGGCGGTGCAGGCCTATCGCGTGGCGCATTGGCTTTGGAACAACGACCGCAAGGATATGGCGCGGTTTTTCCAGATGCGATGCTCTGAAGTGTTCGGCGTTGATATTCACCCCGCGGCCAAAATCGGCAAGGGCATCATGATCGACCATGCCCATTCTATTGTTATAGGTGAAACGGCTGTGGTGGGGGACAATGTTTCAATGCTGCATTCTGTGACCCTGGGTGGCACCGGTAAGGAAGAGGAAGACCGCCATCCCAAGATTGGCGATGGGGTTCTCATCGGGGCCGGGGCCAAGGTTTTGGGCAATATCAAGGTGGGTCATTGCTCCCGCATTGCGGCAGGGTCTGTGGTTCTGGCCGAAGTTCCGCCCTGCAAGACCGTAGCGGGCATTCCCGCGCGCATCGTGGGCGAAGCGGGCTGTGATCAGCCGTCCATGTCGATGGACCATATGCTGGGAAAAAATCAGTAAAGCCAAAGCTTTCCGAGGAAACCTTCCTCAAATGCGCGCGCGCCTCTAGCCTGCGCGCATATTTTGTTCCTATGCTGGCCCCATGCAAACACGCAAAGGAGAGGGAGAGCCATGGGAATTCGGCAGACAAAAGGACGCGGGCGGCTATTTGACAGCGTGCTTGATACAGTGGGCGACACGCCGGCTATCCGGATCAACTCCGTCGCGCCGGATCATGTCACGGTTTATGTGAAATTCGAGGCGTTTAACCCCGCGGGGTCGGTCAAGGACCGGCTGGCGCTCAACATCATTGAGGCGGCGGAACGTGACGGTCGTTTGAAGCCTGGACAAACGGTCGTTGAGGCCACATCAGGCAACACCGGCATCGGCCTGGCGATGGTCTGTGCGGCCAAGGGCTATCCACTGGTCGTGACCATGGCCGACAGTTTTTCCGTTGAACGGCGCAAGCTCATGCGGTTCCTGGGGGCCAAGGTCGTGCTGACCCCGCGCGCCGAGAAGGGATTTGGCATGTACCAGAAGGCCAAGGAACTGGCCGAGGCGAATGGCTGGTTCCTGGCCTCGCAATTCGAGACGCCAGACAACGCCGATATGCACGCCAGCACGACGGCGCAGGAAATCCTGGGCGACTTCAAAGGGGAACGACTGGATTACCTTGTGACGGGCTATGGCACAGGCGGCACGGTCTCGGGTGTGGGTCGTGTACTTAAGAAAGAGCGCCCGGATGTGAAAATCATCCTCACAGAGCCAGGCAATGCTGCGCTTGTCGCGTCGGGCTACATCAACACCCGTAATGCGGATCATCAGCCGACCGAAGGCCACCCGAATTTTGAGCCGCACCCTATTCAGGGCTGGACCCCGGACTTCATTCCATGGGTGCTACAGGAGGCGCTGGATCAGGGGTATCACGATGAGTTGCTGCCCGTGGCGGGGCCCGATGGCATTGCCTGGTCCAGACGACTCGCGGCGGAGGAGGGGATATTCACCGGCATTTCCGGCGGATCGACTTTCGCGGTGAGCATGCAGATCGCCGAAAGAGCCCCCGAAGGGTCTGTGATCCTGTGCATGCTGCCCGATACAGGCGAGCGCTATCTGTCGACGCCGCTCTTTGAGGGAATTCCCGAAGACATGACAGAGGAAGAAGACGCGCTTTCGAAATCGACGCCGGGTTATCAGATGTAATCAAAAAACAGGCGGCCCCCCGGGGTGGACCGCCTGATGGAGCCGACGCAATTTTTCGTCGCTCCAAAGATCAGCAGTACTGGGAAATGGGTCCCCTTTACATCACGTTTTCTGCTGAAGTCGTCTGTGTTGCAGGCGCTGGCAAAGGTGCAACGCTAATCTCGGGCGGCATTGTAAAGATCTGAATGGCGTTGTTCGACGCATTGAACATCGGCAGCCAATTTGGACTGAGCGCGGCAAGAACAAGCGTGTAGGCCAGAATGAAGTGTTTCATTTTTGATCCCCCGAAACGGTGCATGGCAGGTGCATATCAAGTGATAGGCACCACATGACGTAAAGCGGGATCGTCATACAATAACAGCCCGTTTGGTACGGGCTGTTATCAGATATCAATCAAACATAAACACTTGTTTAATTTACGAAGTATTAAGCCAGCATGGTCATTGGGCTTTCCAGATTCTGCTTGATCTGATCCAGAAGCTGCGCACCCAACGCGCCGTCAATGACCCGGTGATCGACCGAAAGTGTGACCGACATCACGGTCGCCACGGCCAGTTCGCCATCTTCGCCGACCACCGGTTTCTTTACGCCCGCGCCGACGGCGAGGATTCCACCATGCGGTGGATTGATCACCGCGTCGAAATTGTCGATTCCGAACATGCCGAGGTTCGAGATGGCAAAGCTGCCGCCTTGATACTCGTGCGGGGCCAGTTTGCGGTCGCGCGCACGGGCGGCGAGGTCTTTCATCTCTGCGGACAGGGCCGACAGAGACTTCATCTCGGCGTCTTTGAGCACTGGCGTGAACAGCCCACCTTCAATGGCCACAGCCACCGCCACATCCGATGGCTTGAGTTTCAGCACTTTGTCACCGGCCCAGACCGCGTTGCAATCTGGCACGGCCTGAAGTGCAAGCGCACTGGCCTTGATGATAAAGTCATTCACCGACAGTTTCACGCCGCGCGGTTCAAGCTGTTTGTTGAGCTGGCTGCGGAATTTCAACAGCGCATCGAGCTGGATGTCGCGCCGCAGATAGAAATGCGGAATGGTCTGCTTGGCCTCGGTCAGACGCGCCGCAATCGTTTTGCGCATGCCATCAAGCGCCACGTCCTCATACTCGCGGTCCTGATACATCGCTTCAATCGCGCTGGCTGGTGGGCCAGAGGGTGCCGCCGCAGGCGCCGCAGCAGGTGCTGCCGATTGAGCCGCTGGTGCAGAAGCACCGGGTTGTGCCGCCTCGACATCCGCCTTAACGATCCGACCATGCGGGCCTGAGCCTGTGAGAGCCGCCAGATCAACACCTTTCTGCGCCGCAATGCGACGTGCCAGAGGTGAGGCAAAGATACGGTCGCCCTTGGCACTTGTTGGTGCTGCAGGCGCAGGGGCCGCGGCGGGTGCTTCTGCAGGTGCTTCGGCGGCGGGAGCTTCGGCTGCCGCAGGGGCAGGGGCCGCGCTCACATCGCCAATGTCATCGGCGCTTTCGCCATCTTCCAAAAGCACGGCAATCGCGGTGTTCACCTTCACATTCTCGGACCCTTCGGCCACAAGAATCTTGCCAATCGTGCCCTCATCGACGGCCTCGAACTCCATCGTGGCTTTGTCCGTCTCGATCTCGGCCAGCAGATCACCGGAACTAACGGTATCGCCTTCCTTGACCAGCCATTTGGCCAATGTGCCTTCTTCCATTGTGGGCGACAGGGCGGGCATGAGAATTTCAGTTGGCATCGTATTACCTTTAGTTTTCTATCTGCCCGGTGGGCGTGTCAGTCGGATTTTCGATTTCGGCCTGGTACATCGCGCGAATATCGGCCAGAGCGGACTCTACGGATGACGACTTGCCGGAATAGGCGAGCGCATTGGCGAAGTGACTTTCCAGATCGGCAAGAATGATCCCCGCCCAACCCGGCTCCTGAAGCTGATCGGGGTCGATACGTACATTCAGCGACCCGTCCTCTTCAAAAAAGGCAACCAGCAATGGGTTGTCGAGTTTGACCGTCTTCTTGCGTCCAAACATGATGTCTGTCCTATCTGTAGGTCACTTGTTTCACGGCTTCCAAAACCTCGGCGGTCGAGGTTAGGGCCAGTTTTTCAAGGTTGGCGGCATAGGGCATAGGCACGTCTTTGCCCGTGCAGTTCACCACCGGCGCGTCGAGATAATCAAACGCGCGCTCCATGAGCGTGGCCGAGATGTGGTTGCCGATGGAGGCCACAGGCCAGCCTTCTTCGACCGTCACGCAGCGGTTGGTCTTCATCACCGAGGCGATCACCGTGTCATAATCCAGTGGACGCAGGGTGCGCAGGTCGATGACCTCGGCGCTCACGCCCTCTTCGACCAGCTTTTCCGCCGCCTCCAAGGCATATTGCATGCCAATGCCAAAGCTCACGATGGTCACGTCCTCGCCGGAACGCACCACGCTGGCCTTGCCGAACGGGATGGTGAAGTCATCCAGAACCGGCACATCAAAACTGCGGCCATAGAGGATTTCGTTTTCCAGGAACACGACCGGGTTCGGGTCGCGTATGGCCGACTTCAAGAGGCCCTTAGCGTCTGCTGCCGAATAGGGCTGCACCACTTTGAGGCCCGGCACCTGCGCATACCATGCCGCATAGTCCTGGCTGTGCTGCGCGCCCACCCGGGCGGCGGCACCATTAGGACCCCGGAACACGATGGGACAGCCGAGCTGACCACCTGACATATAATTTGTCTTGGCGGCAGAGTTGATAATGTGGTCAATCGCCTGCATGGCGAAGTTCCACGTCATGAACTCCACTATCGGCTTCAACCCACCCCAGGCCGCACCCACGCCAATTCCGGCAAAGCCATGCTCGGTGATGGGTGTGTCGATGACGCGTTTGGCACCGAACTCTTCCAGAAGGTTCTGAGTGATCTTGTAAGCGCCCTGGTATTCGGCGACTTCCTCACCCATGACAAAGACCGTCTCATCGCCGCGCATCTCCTCGGCCATGGCCGCATTGAGCGCCTCGCGCACGGTCATCTTGGTCATTTCGGTGCCTTCGGGCCAATCCGGGCTGGCATCCGGTGTCGGCGCTTCGGGCGCAGCGGCAGGCGCCTTCGCCTCGGCCGGTGCGCTGGCGGGGGCGGCTTCTGCCGCAGGGGCGCTGGCCTCACCAATATCATCGGCACTCTCGCCATCCTCAAGCAACACCGCAATCGCTGTGTTCACTTTCACATTCTCTGTGCCCTCGGGTACAAGGATCTTACCAATCGTGCCTTCATCGACGGCTTCAAACTCCATCGTGGCCTTGTCGGTCTCGATCTCGGCCATGATGTCGCCGGAGGACACTGTGTCGCCCTCTTTCACAAGCCACTTGGCGAGGGTCCCTTCCTCCATCGTAGGCGACAGGGCCGGCATCAGGATTTCTGTAGGCATATCTTAATTCTCCTGGAATCTCTGTCGCTTACGCGTCTACGTAAATATCTGTCCAAAGCTCCTCGAGCGCAGGCTCGGGGCTTTCTTTGGCGAAATCGGCGCTGGCGCTGACGATTCCCTTGACCTCTTTGTCGATGGCTTTGAGCTCATCCTCGGTGGCGTGTTTGCCACTCAAGAGCATTTCCCGCACGTTCTCGATACAGTCTTTCTCTTCGCGCACCTTCTGCACTTCTTCGCGGGTTCGGTACTTGGCCGGGTCCGACATAGA
This DNA window, taken from Roseovarius sp. S88, encodes the following:
- a CDS encoding phage major tail protein, TP901-1 family, with the translated sequence MAVQNGKDLLVKIDLTGDGNFQTVAGLRATRISFNAESVDVTSLESAGGWRELLAGAGVKSAAISGSGIFRDESSDERARQIFFDGEMPDFQVVIPDFGTIEGPFQVSSIEYAGTHDGEATYELALSSAGQLSFVAA
- a CDS encoding gene transfer agent family protein: MSNPYAGEVALVIDGKRHVLKLTLGSLAELEAGLEADSLLALIKRFEAGGFSSRDVLALIVAGLRGGGWTGAAEDLLSAEIEGGPVGAARAAAELLTRAFLSADSA
- a CDS encoding rcc01693 family protein, producing the protein MSGAGTERFDWAGLMQAGIGMLRLSPAIFWALTPAEFELMLGKPTGFKPLKRARLEELLSAYPDQRNEVKHD
- a CDS encoding phage tail tape measure protein, producing the protein MTEIGGLDELDAQIAALDENLGAASDMAAAFNNEMARVKLSFAGTGQDAARMERSFSRGLTKAMRSAVVDGDSLSDSLRNLANSMVNSVFNAAVRPVTNQVGGLISDGIGALVGNLLPFEKGGSFAQGRVQPFANGGVIGGPTTFPMRGGMGLMGEAGPEAIMPLARGADGKLGVRGGGGQPISVVMNVSTPDVEGFRRSQAQIAAQLGRVIGRGNRNR
- a CDS encoding DUF2460 domain-containing protein gives rise to the protein MSFHEIRFPASLSFGSIGGPERYTDVVTLANGFEERNTPWRHSRRRYDAGVAMRSLDDIETLIAFFEARQGQIYGFRWKDWTDYKSCPALGEIAYEDQIIGTGDDVTDAFQLIKTYRSGETSYARPITKPVDGTVRVGLGGDAQQEGVHYSVDVTTGVVTFAHPVNTGVPITAGFEFDVPVRFDTDRIHTSLASFQAGEVPNVPIVEVRV
- a CDS encoding DUF2163 domain-containing protein, with translation MSGFDAGLKTHLQTGQATTARCWAVTRRDGEMLGFTDHDMDLSFENVVFKAETGLSAAALQQTTGLSVDNSEAVGALSDAAIRDADIEAGRYDGAKVRAWLVNWANVEERQLLFRGTIGEIRRAGGAFEAELRGLTDKLNVPLGRVFQKPCSAVLGDDGCGFDLSTPGYTTDVPVETIEGRRVFRFAELAGFYPGWFRHGVLRVLDGEAAGLSGLIKSDSEMADARVLELWHPIRAEIAPGDTLRLEAGCDKARETCQAKFSNFLNFQGFPDIPGDDWSISDPTRAQVLDGGSRRA
- a CDS encoding NlpC/P60 family protein, with protein sequence MSGVEARVVAEARDWLGTPYRHQASRKGAGADCLGLIRGIWRALYGAEPEAVPPYSMDWSEPARDEVLWRAAGRHLRPKDREEATLGDVVLFRMRDGSVAKHLGVVTQTGSQAKFVHAYSGHGVVESSLTNAWRRRIVARFAFPEEI